A portion of the Methanofollis sp. genome contains these proteins:
- a CDS encoding iron ABC transporter permease, which translates to MHFADGTIPADYLGYVRRKYLWVLGGLALLFILLIISISVGAVSIPPYDVFLSIVNGSIDRINALLHPGIATSEPGNWDRIIWNIRLPQALAAIVAGVGLSVAGVAMQSILRNPLGSPFTLGISNAGAFGAAVSVILLGTGQMQSRVANAVTLNNPYLTTMVAFVFCLLATAVILLISRIRGGSPEVMVLAGVALSSLFTAGTMFLQYFADDTQLAAVVFWTFGDVGRINWQELGVMALVVAGACIFFTANRWNYNSIDAGDETAKGLGVNVERVRNVGMVVAALVSAVIVSFLGVIGFVGLVCPHMTRRIIGDDQRYLIPGSCVMGGLLLLASDTVARLIVAPYVLPVAVLTAFMGAPVFIYLLLRGYRR; encoded by the coding sequence GTGCACTTTGCAGACGGGACTATCCCCGCGGACTACCTGGGATACGTGCGGCGCAAGTACCTCTGGGTTCTCGGGGGACTCGCCCTCCTTTTTATCCTCCTGATCATATCCATCTCCGTCGGCGCGGTCAGTATCCCCCCGTACGACGTCTTTCTTTCCATCGTGAACGGGTCCATCGACCGGATCAACGCACTTCTTCACCCCGGCATCGCCACGAGCGAGCCCGGCAACTGGGACCGGATCATCTGGAACATCCGCCTCCCCCAGGCGCTCGCCGCGATCGTCGCCGGCGTCGGCCTCTCGGTGGCCGGGGTCGCGATGCAGTCGATCCTCAGGAACCCGCTCGGGTCGCCTTTCACCCTCGGCATCTCGAATGCCGGCGCCTTCGGGGCGGCCGTCTCGGTCATCCTCCTCGGCACCGGACAGATGCAGTCGAGGGTCGCCAACGCCGTCACCCTCAACAACCCCTACCTGACAACGATGGTGGCATTCGTCTTCTGCCTCCTTGCCACCGCCGTGATCCTCCTGATCTCCCGGATACGCGGGGGGTCTCCCGAAGTGATGGTCCTCGCGGGCGTCGCCCTCTCCTCCCTCTTCACGGCCGGGACGATGTTTCTCCAGTACTTCGCCGACGATACCCAGCTTGCCGCAGTCGTCTTCTGGACCTTCGGCGACGTCGGCCGGATCAACTGGCAGGAACTCGGGGTCATGGCCCTCGTCGTCGCAGGGGCCTGTATCTTCTTCACTGCGAACCGCTGGAACTACAACTCCATCGACGCCGGTGACGAGACAGCAAAAGGGCTCGGCGTCAATGTCGAGAGGGTGCGGAATGTCGGCATGGTCGTCGCGGCGCTCGTCTCCGCCGTGATCGTCTCGTTCCTCGGGGTGATCGGATTCGTGGGGTTGGTCTGTCCGCACATGACGAGGCGGATCATCGGCGACGACCAGCGTTACCTGATCCCGGGGTCATGCGTGATGGGCGGCCTCCTCCTTCTCGCCTCCGACACCGTCGCCCGACTTATCGTGGCGCCGTATGTCCTTCCTGTTGCTGTCCTGACGGCGTTCATGGGAGCGCCGGTCTTCATCTACCTGCTCCTGCGGGGGTATCGTCGATGA
- a CDS encoding ABC transporter ATP-binding protein, whose protein sequence is MILSVEELCFLYKNREVLSKIAFSINAGEVVAILGPNGVGKTTLLKCLNRILRPKGGVVNLDGEDLCRLDQMDIARRVGYVPQRVETGRLTAFDAVLLGRRPHIGWDVTGRDLKIVDAVFHRLSMDRLRLSYIDEMSGGELQKVAIARALVQEPKVLLLDEPTSSLDLKNQVEILSIILQVVRQHNIAAVMTMHDLNQALRYADRFIFLKDGRIYVHGDREVVTADVIEEVYGLPVIIGEIAGVRCVIPEDGAGMPEKHAASPGEQDRDVYV, encoded by the coding sequence ATGATTCTCTCTGTCGAAGAACTCTGTTTCCTCTACAAGAACCGCGAGGTGCTCAGCAAGATCGCCTTCTCGATCAATGCCGGCGAGGTCGTTGCGATCCTCGGCCCGAACGGTGTCGGGAAGACGACGCTTCTCAAGTGTCTCAACCGGATCCTCCGCCCGAAAGGGGGCGTCGTCAACCTCGACGGCGAAGACCTCTGCCGCCTTGACCAGATGGATATCGCCAGAAGAGTAGGATATGTCCCCCAGCGGGTGGAGACCGGTCGGCTGACCGCGTTCGACGCGGTCCTCCTCGGTCGCCGCCCCCATATCGGGTGGGACGTCACCGGGCGCGACCTCAAGATCGTCGACGCTGTCTTCCACCGTCTTTCGATGGACCGTCTCCGCCTCTCCTACATCGACGAGATGAGCGGCGGCGAACTCCAGAAGGTCGCGATCGCGCGGGCCCTCGTGCAGGAACCGAAGGTCCTCCTCCTCGACGAACCGACGAGCAGCCTGGACCTCAAAAACCAGGTGGAGATCCTTTCCATCATTTTGCAGGTCGTCCGCCAGCACAATATCGCGGCGGTGATGACGATGCACGACCTCAACCAGGCGCTCAGGTACGCGGACCGCTTTATCTTCCTGAAAGACGGGAGGATCTACGTCCACGGCGACCGCGAGGTCGTCACGGCCGACGTGATCGAGGAAGTCTACGGGCTCCCGGTGATCATCGGCGAGATCGCCGGCGTCCGGTGCGTCATCCCGGAGGACGGTGCGGGCATGCCGGAGAAGCACGCCGCTTCTCCAGGAGAACAGGACCGTGACGTGTACGTGTGA
- a CDS encoding heavy metal-binding domain-containing protein, which produces MIITTNESIPGHEFEVLGLVVGNTVQAKNIGRDILSGLKGMVGGEITAYTEMLSEAREIALERMQKEAEKLGADAVIALRFSTAETMPGAAELMAYGTAVRLR; this is translated from the coding sequence ATGATTATCACAACCAATGAATCCATCCCAGGCCACGAATTCGAAGTGCTCGGCCTCGTCGTGGGCAACACTGTACAGGCAAAGAATATCGGGCGTGACATCCTGAGCGGGTTGAAGGGCATGGTCGGCGGGGAGATCACGGCCTACACCGAGATGCTCTCCGAGGCACGGGAGATCGCACTCGAAAGGATGCAGAAAGAGGCCGAAAAACTCGGCGCCGACGCCGTCATCGCCCTCAGGTTCTCGACCGCGGAGACAATGCCCGGCGCCGCCGAACTGATGGCCTACGGGACTGCGGTCAGGCTGCGATAA